Part of the Candidatus Poribacteria bacterium genome is shown below.
GCTGCTCCAGAACCCTCGGATCGTGGGATCGTCGCGTCGGTTACGGATGGTTCGGATCGTCTTGCGCAACGGCGTGCCGTACTGGTCAGCGTCGACGAACACAGCGAGCGGGGCGAGCAGCTCCGTCGCCATCGCCGCCTTACCGAGGGCGAGCATCAGCGTATTCTCGTGGGTGTACTCGCCCGTCCAGATGAGCTCGTCGCCGACCTCTTCGGCGACCTCGGCGAGGCAGAAGTCCGCGCCGCGACGCGCGCAGTCCAGAAACGCTGGATCGCTCCGCCATGCCGGATACCAGAGAAGTTGCCCGACGTAGTTCTTCAGCAGCAGGTCGTAGTGCTTGGACAAACCGCCGCCACGGTTGTAGTTCCAGTAGCCGTCTGCCGTGAACGCCGGAAGCAGACTACGGTGGAACGCGTCCCAGGCGACGCCCATCATCTCGTCGTCGGCGAACAGGCTGCCGACTGTGTAGAGCGCCTTCACGCCGCCCAAGACCTGGTTGTAAACGAACGACGGGTGGACCTCCTCGCCGGACGAGTTGATCTCGTTCTTGGGCAGTCGCGGATCGCCGTCGAGCGGCCAATGGCGCAGGAGCTCGTAGCAGGGAGCAGCCAGGTCGCGGTTGTCAGCTACGTGTGCGTAGTCGAGGACGCCCTGGACGTTCATCGAATCATGCAGGAGCACGCATTCCTCGTGGAACAGCCAGGTGTCTCCCGTGAGCCCGCCCCACCGCGTGCTCCACAGGTTGTCGACGACCTTCCGGCAGCAATAGGTCGCCGCCGCCCCGTAGGTGTCGATGCCCGTAGCCAGGTATGCGTAGGACAGCCCCGGCAGAAGCATCCCGAATCCGCGCGAGTTCTCGACGTAGGCGGTTGGGTCGAGCTCGATTCCCGGCCGGTGCTCCGTGTTGTACGGGTCACAGCGCCAGTCGCGCAGATGGTCGCAGACTCCTGCGAACGAGTCGGCGAAGAGCTCAATGGCGGGAGATGGCTCGGGCTGCACGGCAGGGAGGGCGTTCCTCACTCGGTCCGGTTCGGAGATGGCGAGCTCGTTCATCGGTCTGCGGCTGGGCTTGAGCAGATCGCGCGAGACGGACACGGTTCCCAGTGGACATGAGCCGCGCAGCGACTCGCCGCTCGCGTGATCCGTCGTGTCGTACCCGGCGGCCACACGGTACGTGCCGGCGTGGATGGGTCGTCTCAGCGTCCACGGAATCTCCGACATCGGGAAGCCGCGCGCCTTCTGGTAGGCATCGATGCCCGTCACGCGAAAGCCGCGAACAGGATGACTGGGGGCGACATCCCACTCGACGGTCTTGCCAGGTTCGGAAGCCAGCGTGAGACGCAGCGCGTCGAGCGACAGCCAGCCGCCAGGGTAGGGTCCGCCGAGGTCCGTCGGCTGCCAGAGCAGCAGAACCTCGGACTCAAGCTCGACCCACCAGAACTCGACAGTCAGTTGCCCATCGCGGAGCGTCCAATGCGCCGACGCCGCGGCCTTGAACCTCACGATGCGCGCCATCGCCTGTGATCGGTTGTCCATCGTAGTCGTCTCCGCGTCGCCGCGAGCGATCCGCGCCACGGCGGGAATGAGGCAACTGGTCGCGAGGCAAGAGGTCGTGAGAAACGTGCGGCGGTTCATCGTCGCCCTTCGTCTCACGCTCCGTCGCCGAGAACGGCAGCAACGGCAGCGCCAACGCTCGTGCAGATCAGGTTCACGACGGCGTTATTGACCCAGCCGCGCCGCTCGAAGGTTCCGCCGATCAGGCTATCAGCGACATTCCCAGCGATGCCGGCGGCTGCCACGGCTCCTACGCTCGGCGTGAGTCCCACCAGCGCGGCAACTGCCGCTATAACGAGTGCCCCGACTGCCCCTGCTGCTGTCCCGACGAGCGTCACGCCGCCGTCCTCGCCGACCTTCGCGTGCCGAAACGTGGGGAGCCGCCGGGGCTCGCCGCCGAACGCCTGGCCAATCTCGCTCGACAGCGTGTCAGCCGTCGCCGCTGCAAGGGAGCCGCAGAACGCCGCCGCCCAGACCGGGCCCGCTTCGGGAGAGAGCGCCGCGACGAGGGCGCAGAGCGCTGCGACTCCGCCGTTGGGCAGCACATGCCGCACCGTCCGCGCGCCCTTCGAGGACTGGGCGACGCCGAGAGAGTCCTTCTGCGCCTTCCCGATCCGGGTGGCGCTTGAGCCCAACACGAAGAACATCGCCAGAAGACCGAACGCTGAGGGCCCCAATCCTCCGTAGATTGCCCAACCGACGGCGATTCCGGCGACCAGGCCGCGTCGGTCGATGGTTCCGAGTCGATACGCTGCCGTTCCGAACGCGCCGCTGACAACCAGGCCGGTTCCCCACTGGAGCCACGCGCCCACCTAGCGGCTCACTTCGGCGAGGAAGCCTCGCGCCATCGACTCCGTCACCGGTCGCAGATCGTCCTCGACCGCTGCCAGCCGTGAGTAGAGCTCGGCTGGATCGAGGCGATGGCGAGCGCAGTCGATGTCGTAACCGGAGCGTTCGGGCCCTTCCAGCCAGTGCCGCAGAGCGGCAACGTCTGCCTCGACGTGGAACTGCACACCCCACGCGCGTCCGATGCGGAAAGCCTGATGGACACAGGCGTCGCCGGTGGCCAGGAGCGTCGCTCCGGTTGGCAGGTCGAACGTGTCGCCATGCCACTGGAACACGAGC
Proteins encoded:
- a CDS encoding DUF92 domain-containing protein, whose protein sequence is MGAWLQWGTGLVVSGAFGTAAYRLGTIDRRGLVAGIAVGWAIYGGLGPSAFGLLAMFFVLGSSATRIGKAQKDSLGVAQSSKGARTVRHVLPNGGVAALCALVAALSPEAGPVWAAAFCGSLAAATADTLSSEIGQAFGGEPRRLPTFRHAKVGEDGGVTLVGTAAGAVGALVIAAVAALVGLTPSVGAVAAAGIAGNVADSLIGGTFERRGWVNNAVVNLICTSVGAAVAAVLGDGA